A portion of the Actomonas aquatica genome contains these proteins:
- a CDS encoding DUF1186 domain-containing protein, translated as MSPAALLFELGTHRPDRVKAALQAVPAQAEGLREILPARLANCAARTVADPLDESVSEAFWWMYVAAALRLPGCHASIVRLLRNDDEVGYARWGDLVTEDAPVILADTFDGEVRPLIELADDEASGPWNREAALRALIRLTEETRIERAVVIELITRQLEDMLLHLPRLSREAVDSMQLENLVTHATNLCQTVAFDLREPLLPPLVRQVVQAGLFDRRMCGVDDLEEGLVGRDRFRPQRRPSIPLDLWRHVSWWACFETSRDRRPKLPKVKAKTGRNGPCPCGSGKKFKKCCGA; from the coding sequence ATGTCGCCTGCTGCGCTCCTCTTTGAACTTGGCACCCATCGTCCCGATCGCGTGAAAGCCGCCCTGCAGGCGGTGCCCGCGCAGGCCGAGGGGTTGCGGGAAATCCTGCCGGCGCGGCTCGCCAACTGCGCCGCCCGCACGGTGGCCGATCCGTTGGACGAATCCGTCTCTGAGGCTTTCTGGTGGATGTATGTCGCCGCGGCGCTGCGATTGCCGGGATGCCACGCCTCGATCGTGCGCCTGCTGCGGAACGACGACGAGGTGGGCTACGCGCGCTGGGGCGACCTGGTGACCGAAGACGCGCCGGTGATCCTGGCCGATACCTTCGATGGCGAGGTGCGGCCGCTGATCGAGCTTGCGGACGACGAGGCCAGTGGGCCGTGGAATCGGGAAGCGGCGCTGCGGGCCTTGATCCGATTGACGGAAGAAACGCGCATCGAGCGCGCCGTGGTGATCGAGCTGATCACGCGGCAACTGGAGGATATGCTTCTTCATTTGCCGCGACTCTCGCGTGAGGCCGTCGACTCGATGCAGTTGGAAAACTTGGTGACGCACGCGACCAACCTGTGCCAGACCGTGGCCTTCGACCTGCGGGAGCCGCTGCTCCCGCCGCTCGTGCGCCAAGTGGTGCAGGCGGGCCTTTTCGATCGCCGCATGTGTGGTGTCGATGACTTGGAGGAAGGCCTCGTCGGGCGGGACAGGTTTCGGCCGCAGCGGCGACCGTCTATCCCACTGGACCTATGGCGGCATGTCAGTTGGTGGGCGTGCTTCGAAACTTCCCGCGACCGCCGGCCCAAATTGCCGAAGGTGAAAGCCAAGACCGGTCGCAATGGTCCATGCCCCTGCGGCAGCGGGAAAAAGTTCAAGAAATGCTGCGGGGCGTGA
- a CDS encoding ABC transporter ATP-binding protein — protein MQPAVGITLTALRKRYGAGDTAVDALKGVNLHVAPGEVVGLVGPSGSGKSTLLKCLGAVIEPTGGRMAIGGDVIYDDGWKLRDLRALRRDRIGFVFQAPHLIPFLNVTDNVALLPMLAGLSDREARTRAHELLAALDVAHRADALPAQLSGGEQQRVSIARALVNHPPVILADEPTAPLDSVRALSVIRILNAMARRYQTAVIVVTHDEKIIPTFRRIYHIRDGITHEEAGEGRGLEESVAPLTPRSIS, from the coding sequence ATGCAACCCGCCGTCGGCATCACGCTCACAGCCCTCCGTAAACGCTACGGCGCCGGCGACACCGCCGTCGACGCCCTCAAGGGCGTCAATCTCCACGTCGCCCCCGGCGAGGTGGTGGGCCTGGTCGGCCCCTCCGGTTCCGGCAAATCGACCCTGCTCAAATGCCTCGGCGCGGTCATCGAACCCACCGGCGGTCGCATGGCCATCGGCGGCGACGTCATCTACGACGACGGTTGGAAACTCCGTGATCTGCGCGCTCTGCGCCGCGACCGCATCGGCTTCGTCTTCCAGGCCCCGCACCTCATCCCCTTCCTCAATGTCACCGACAACGTCGCGCTCCTGCCGATGCTGGCGGGCCTCTCCGACCGCGAAGCCCGGACGCGCGCCCACGAGCTGCTCGCCGCCCTCGACGTGGCCCATCGCGCCGACGCCCTGCCCGCCCAGCTCTCCGGCGGGGAACAACAACGCGTCTCCATCGCCCGCGCCCTCGTCAATCATCCGCCGGTCATCCTCGCCGACGAACCCACCGCCCCGCTCGACAGCGTGCGCGCCCTCTCCGTCATCCGCATTCTCAACGCCATGGCGCGCCGCTACCAGACCGCCGTCATCGTCGTGACCCACGACGAAAAAATTATCCCCACCTTCCGCCGCATCTACCACATCCGTGACGGCATCACCCACGAGGAAGCCGGCGAAGGCCGCGGTTTGGAAGAATCCGTCGCGCCGCTCACGCCCCGCAGCATTTCTTGA